A portion of the Trichomycterus rosablanca isolate fTriRos1 chromosome 17, fTriRos1.hap1, whole genome shotgun sequence genome contains these proteins:
- the slc6a5 gene encoding sodium- and chloride-dependent glycine transporter 2, with product MSQNNCPSSVRQGAVVVLGTDGTASVHLNREEQEDDDGDGDENKARGNWSNKLDFILSMVGYAVGLGNVWRFPYLAFQNGGGAFLIPYLIMLCLAGIPIFLLEVSLGQFASQGPVSVWKAIPALQGCGIAMLIISVLIAIYYNIIMCWTLYYLFASFTSLKGSLPWTYCRNEWNTAECKDKDMLQLDSCIIRERNFTSLRNSTFCLSANAAGSLSKLLNITTDNRSYASPSEEYFKYNVLHISKGIEYPGDIRWPLAACLFLAWIIVYASLAKGIKSSGKVVYFTATFPYVVLVILLIRGVTLPGAGSGILYFITPKWEKLNDAKVWKDAATQIFFSLSAAWGGLITLSSYNKFHNNCYRDTIIVTCTNSATSIFAGFVIFSVIGFMAHELKVPIEQVADEGPGIAFVVYPEALTRLPVSPFWAIIFFLMLLTLGLDTMFATIETIVTSVADEFPKYLRKHKPIFTLICCVFFYILGFPMITENGMYMLQLVDTYAASYSLVIIAIFELVGVSYIYGLQRFCEDIEMMIGFQPNKFWRICWAFVTPTILTFILALSLYQWKGMTYEDYTYPTWSMVLGWLMVICSVIWIPIMFVIKMLLAPGSFIERLKLVCSPQPDWGPFLTKHRGERYKNMIDPLGTNSLGLKLPPKDFQLSDS from the exons ATGTCGCAGAATAACTGCCCCTCCTCTGTGAGGCAGGgtgctgtggtggtcctgggcaCAGATGGCACCGCGTCTGTTCATCTTAACCGG GAAGAACAAgaagatgatgatggtgatggagATGAGAATAAAGCCAGAGGAAACTGGTCCAATAAACTGGATTTTATTCTCTCCATGGTGGGCTATGCTGTGGGTTTGGGGAACGTCTGGAGGTTCCCGTATCTCGCCTTCCAAAACGGAGGAG GTGCGTTTTTGATTCCTTACCTGATCATGTTGTGTCTGGCTGGAATTCCTATCTTCCTATTGGAAGTTTCTCTGGGCCAGTTTGCCAGTCAGGGACCAGTTTCAGTGTGGAAGGCCATTCCAGCTTTACAAG GTTGCGGGATTGCCATGTTGATAATATCAGTCTTGATAGccatatactataatataataatgtgcTGGACTCTGTACTACCTGTTCGCTTCGTTCACTTCGTTGAAGGGCTCATTGCCATGGACCTACTGCAGGAACGAATGGAACACGGCCGAGTGTAAGGATAAAGACATGCTGCAGCTCG ATTCCTGTATCATCCGGGAAAGAAATTTCACCTCCTTAAGAAACAGCACTTTCTGTTTATCTGCAAATGCTGCTGGGAGTTTAAGCAAACTGTTAAACATCACAACTGATAACAGGAGCTACGCCAGTCCCAGTGAAGAATATTTTAA aTATAATGTATTGCACATCTCCAAAGGAATTGAGTACCCAGGTGATATCCGCTGGCCTCTGGCTGCCTGCCTTTTCTTGGCATGGATCATTGTTTATGCATCTTTGGCTAAAGGAATCAAGTCATCAGGAAAG GTCGTGTATTTTACAGCCACGTTTCCGTATGTGGTTTTGGTGATTTTGTTGATTCGGGGAGTGACTCTACCTGGTGCTGGATCTGGCATCCTGTACTTCATCACACCCAAATGGGAAAAACTCAACGATGCCAAa GTTTGGAAGGACGCGGCGACTCagatctttttctctctctcagcaGCGTGGGGAGGATTAATCACTCTCTCCTCCTATAATAAATTCCATAACAACTGTTACAG AGACACGATAATCGTGACGTGCACTAACAGCGCCACCAGTATCTTTGCTGGTTTTGTGATTTTTTCTGTCATCGGCTTCATGGCTCATGAGCTGAAGGTGCCGATTGAGCAGGTCGCGGATGAAG GGCCGGGTATTGCATTCGTGGTTTACCCAGAAGCCCTCACCAGGTTGCCAGTCTCTCCGTTTTGGGCCATCATCTTCTTCCTCATGCTGCTCACGCTCGGCCTTGATACCATG TTTGCCACCATCGAGACCATCGTGACATCGGTAGCTGACGAATTTCCTAAATATCTGCGCAAGCACAAACCCATCTTCACCCTCATCTGCTGCGTTTTCTTCTACATCCTGGGATTTCCCATGATCACAGAG aatgGAATGTACATGCTTCAGTTGGTTGATACGTACGCAGCATCATATTCTCTCGTCATCATCGCCATCTTTGAGCTGGTTGGAGTTTCATACATCTACG GTTTGCAGAGATTCTGTGAGGATATTGAAATGATGATCGGTTTCCAGCCAAACAAGTTCTGGAGGATTTGCTGGGCTTTTGTAACTCCGACTATCCTGACA tttatttTAGCTCTGAGTCTGTATCAGTGGAAGGGGATGACGTACGAGGACTACACCTACCCCACCTGGTCCATGGTGCTCGGCTGGCTCATGGTCATCTGCTCCGTCATCTGGATCCCCATCATGTTCGTTATCAAGATGCTCCTGGCGCCGGGGTCCTTTATAGAG CGCTTGAAGCTGGTTTGTTCCCCTCAGCCGGACTGGGGTCCGTTCCTGACAAAACATCGGGGTGAGCGCTACAAAAACATGATCGACCCCCTGGGAACGAACTCGCTGGGTCTTAAACTTCCACCGAAAGACTTCCAGCTCTCCGACTCCTAA